A genomic region of Nymphaea colorata isolate Beijing-Zhang1983 chromosome 2, ASM883128v2, whole genome shotgun sequence contains the following coding sequences:
- the LOC116247269 gene encoding auxin response factor 2A-like, whose amino-acid sequence MAASEVTFRGSGSNVRAEGLSSACVEPSNGGIGQKAMADARRGCSGLPASSKDMEDALYDELWHACAGPLVTVPRTGEKVFYFPQGHIEQVEASTNQVADQQMPLYNLPWKILCTVINVELKAEPDTDEVFAQMTLVADANQNENEMEAEPPPPPSARPDVHSFCKTLTASDTSTHGGFSVLRRHADECLPPLDMSKQPPSQDLVAKDLHGKEWSFRHIFRGQPRRHLLQSGWSVFVSSKRLVAGDAFIFLRGENGELRVGVRRAMRQLSNVPSSVISSHSMHLGVLATAWHAIQTGTMFTVYYKPRTSPSEFIVPFTQYMESVKNNYSIGMRFKMRFEGEEAPEQRFTGTVVGIGEVDPTGWRESKWRCLKVRWDETSSVPRPETVSPWKIEPASASVTPNPLPVTRPKRPRANAVPPSSDASAMREGPPKAAVEPMQVHRYSRVLQGQEFTTLRGSFSDTSQVDHGQKQRLEDDDKKERAPSLRNMGSENWMSLLKHSPAQTHDEANPVLNHFEDQSGKYHSHGGLWPILSSTCLMGSDRSRPTAGSSELPYQMSGNFRYGHPTGYTMMCNSIVEQQGSWAVPALPSHMENLSHALLGRPKSVLHSQPEASKPKGDGNCLLFGINLAGSSHQPEPPIMHDHTTISLHKPLLLETDQQLEPSKCTKSADTLHTESDQEKPCLPCQTHSRDTNTSLCSSTRSCTKVHKQGSALGRSVDLAKFSGYEELIREFDQMFEFQGDLVNPSKGWLVVYTDDEGDMMLVGDDPWQEFCSMVRKIFIYTREEVQRMRPRSIPQKSEDNCTGGEIKATVKDANASLHL is encoded by the exons ATGGCGGCGTCTGAGGTTACGTTCCGGGGGAGCGGGAGCAACGTGAGAGCCGAGGGCTTGTCCTCTGCATGTGTTGAGCCGAGCAATGGCGGGATCGGGCAGAAGGCTATGGCTGACGCACGGAGGGGATGCAGTGGGTTGCCCGCTAGTAGTAAAG ACATGGAAGATGCTTTATATGATGAGCTCTGGCATGCGTGCGCTGGGCCGCTGGTGACGGTTCCTCGTACCGGTGAGAAGGTTTTCTACTTCCCTCAAGGCCACATCGAGCAG GTTGAGGCATCGACGAATCAAGTAGCTGATCAACAAATGCCTCTGTATAACCTTCCTTGGAAGATACTCTGCACTGTGATCAACGTCGAATTGAAG GCGGAGCCGGACACAGATGAGGTCTTCGCACAGATGACACTGGTTGCAGATGCGAAT CAAAATGAGAACGAGATGGAAGCAGAACCACCGCCGCCTCCCTCTGCTCGACCGGATGTGCATTCATTCTGCAAGACCTTGACGGCTTCGGACACAAGCACCCATGGTGGGTTTTCGGTTCTAAGGAGGCATGCGGACGAGTGCCTACCGCCTTTG GACATGAGCAAGCAACCGCCAAGTCAGGATCTGGTGGCTAAGGACTTACATGGGAAGGAATGGAGCTTTCGACATATCTTCCGAG GACAACCAAGAAGACATCTGCTTCAAAGTGGTTGGAGTGTCTTTGTTAGCTCTAAGAGGCTTGTTGCTGGAGatgcttttatttttctaag AGGTGAAAATGGTGAGCTTCGTGTTGGAGTTAGACGGGCCATGAGACAGCTGAGCAATGTGCCATCTTCTGTGATATCTAGTCACAGTATGCACCTAGGTGTCCTGGCAACAGCATGGCATGCTATTCAAACAGGGACCATGTTCACCGTGTACTATAAACCAAG GACAAGCCCTTCAGAATTTATTGTCCCTTTTACACAATACATGGAATCTGTTAAGAACAATTATTCTATTGGGATGAGATTCAAAATGAGATTTGAGGGTGAGGAGGCACCTGAGCAAAG ATTTACAGGTACGGTTGTTGGTATTGGAGAAGTTGATCCTACAGGGTGGCGTGAGTCAAAATGGAGATGCCTGAAG GTGCGGTGGGATGAAACCTCTTCTGTTCCTCGTCCAGAGACAGTTTCCCCATGGAAAATTGAACCTGCTTCAGCATCTGTGACCCCAAATCCACTTCCTGTTACTAGACCAAAAAGGCCTAGGGCAAATGCAGTGCCTCCATCATCGGATGCATCTGCTATGAGGGAAg GTCCACCCAAAGCTGCAGTTGAACCTATGCAAGTCCACAGATATTCAAGGGTCTTGCAAGGCCAAGAATTTACAACCTTGCGAGGTTCCTTTTCTGATACCAGTCAAGTGGATCATGGGCAGAAGCAACGTCTAGAGGATGATGATAAAAAGGAAAGGGCTCCTTCATTAAGAAATATGGGTTCTGAAAATTGGATGTCATTGCTGAAGCACTCTCCTGCACAAACCCATGATGAAGCTAACCCAGTACTGAATCATTTTGAGGACCAAAGTGGCAAATATCACTCTCATGGAGGCCTGTGGCCTATACTGTCTTCCACGTGCTTGATGGGCTCTGATCGCTCAAGACCGACTGCAGGTTCCAGTGAATTACCATATCAGATGTCTGGAAATTTCAGATATGGGCATCCGACTGGTTACACTATGATGTGCAATTCTATTGTTGAGCAACAAGGGAGCTGGGCGGTGCCTGCATTACCTTCTCATATGGAAAATCTTTCTCATGCTCTTCTGGGGAGGCCAAAGAGTGTTCTACATTCTCAACCAGAGGCCAGTAAACCTAAGGGTGATGGTAACTGTTTGCTGTTTGGCATAAATCTTGCTGGCAGTTCTCATCAACCCGAACCTCCCATCATGCATGATCATACAACAATTTCACTCCATAAACCTCTATTGCTGGAGACAGACCAGCAGCTTGAACCCTCAAAATGTACAAAATCAGCTGATACTCTTCACACTGAAAGTGATCAGGAGAAGCCTTGTCTCCCTTGTCAGACACATTCCAGGGACACTAACACGTCTCTGTGTAGTTCAACAAGGAGTTGTACTAAG GTACACAAGCAAGGGAGTGCTCTTGGAAGATCTGTAGACCTTGCAAAGTTTAGTGGTTATGAAGAGCTGATCAGAGAGTTTGATCAAATGTTTGAATTCCAAGGGGATCTGGTGAACCCGTCCAAAGGCTGGCTAGTTGTTTATACTGATGATGAAGGTGACATGATGCTTGTCGGGGATGATCCGTGGCA gGAATTCTGCAGCATGGTTcgcaaaattttcatttatacaCGCGAAGAAGTTCAACGGATGAGGCCACGATCCATACCCCAAAAGAGCGAAGACAATTGTACTGGTGGAGAAATCAAGGCAACAGTCAAGGATGCCAATGCATCTCTGCATTTGTAG